The genomic DNA CAGTGTCCGCTACCTCATCCTGCGTGCGCGGGAAAGCTCACGCGCTGCGGATCAAGGCCGGCGGTGCTCTTGCAGCACGCGCCAGCGCGCTCGCTGCTCGCGGTCGAGCACGGCCAAGGCATCCCGATCGGCGAGCACGCGCAGGCGCCCCCGTTCTTGAGCGAGGTTCGTCCAATCGCTGTGTGTTCCCGCACTTGCATTGCGCTCGGCTTCTCGCAGTCGACGGGTGAGTTCGTTCCACGTGGCTTGCGCACGATGCACCAGGAACTGCAAACGGGTGCGCTGCTCCGCCGAGAGCTCCAAGGCATCCGCTTGCCGGAGCAAGGCCCCCGCGAGCCAATGCGGCTCCTCCGGATCCCCCGCCCCAGCCGGCCGCACGCCGTACGCTGCGACGAAGCCTAGCATCGTCAACGGCACGACAATACGGAACGTGCGGCCCACAGGCTGATCCTCAGTGCTTGCCGGGAGCCAAGGGCACACCCTTACGGGTCGAGATGATGTAGGCTTCCAAGGCCTTCATCTTTTCGTCGTCGTCGGCAAGGCGCGGACCTTCCATCGGGTTTTCAATGCACCAGTTGATCATATCCCGGAGCAAGGCGATCCGTTTCAGTTGGGTTTGGAATTTGGGATACGTCTCCGGATGAGTGTTGCTGGCATCTGGGTGACACATATCGCAGGAGATTCCGTTGGTTCCGAGTTCGGGCGAGTGAAAGAGCTTGTAGCCCTCGTCGATCGTCCGTTTCAGTTCGGCTTCCCAAACCCGCATCTCTCGCTCCGTGTGGGCCGCACCGCCGTGAGCCAACTGTGTCTTCTCCTCATACTTGCGCATGAGTTGATTTGCGACGTCGCGTGCTTGCTCACCGGACATACGCTCGCCGGGAGCGACACCAGGCACGACGACGCTGGTTTGCCCATCGCACAAGCCCACGACCTTGCTCTTGCCGTCGGGCGCAGGCGGGAGTTCATGCTTCGGCATTTCTCCCGCGCTCACGTGCAGGGCAGCGGCCCCAGCAACAACCCCGACGATGGCCAATGCCAGATAACGAATTTTTCTCACCATGGTCCCTACCTCCCTAGTCTCGCCCACCGACACGCCCGTTCAGTAGGACGGCCAATCCACGCGCCCTTGAAACTCTTTGGCCAGCTCGGCCATTCCCGCCTTACCGCGGCGAACCGTATCGAAGGTCACAGTCATCGGATTCCGATCCCACAAGACGTAATGTTTGTCCGCTTGGCCATCAGCACGCAGAGCCACCGTACCCCAACCGCAGCCATCGAACTGGTTGAACGGATCGGCACGGACCATTTGGACTGTGAGCGGGGGAATGCCCTGCGGCGCGTACGGCCACGGCCACGCGGTCGACAACACCCCATGGAAGGTGATGTTGCCGATCCGGTTGGTGAGCACTTGGTGGGTATGAGCGTGGATTACGGTGACCGACTGGAACGGTGCAAGCAGTTTTTGGACTTCTTCGGCGTCTTCCGTCCAGAAATTCCAGGGCCGGTAGTACTTGTACAGCGGCGAGTGAGAGAACACGACGATCGGGGTCTTTTTGTCGACTTTCGCCAAGTCCTTCTTTAGCCAATCGCGCTGTTCCTCACCGACCATGAACGGGCGGCCGTTAGGGTTGTCGAGCTGAGCCATAGCGAGCATCCGTTCCATCGGGGTCATCTTCGGTTCTGTCCAGTAATCCTCGACAATCACCGAATTCAGAACGATGAAGTGCACTCCCTTGTGGTCGAAGGAGTAGGTCGGCTCACCGAACATTTCCCGCCACTTCTCGCCCATATCCAAGTACCAGTCATGCTCGCCGACCATCATGCGCACCGGCGCTTTCAGTTGATCGAGAATTTGCTTCCCGATTGACAGCTCCTCAGCCTTACCGAGTTGCGCCAAATCACCGCCGAAGAGAACGAAATCCGGCTGGGGGTCGAGGGCGTTCACATCATCCACCGCTTTCTGGCATGCTTTCACGAAGCGGTGATTCAGCCCCTTGTCCAAGATGTGGGTGTCAGAGATGTAGGCAAAGGTAAATTTGGGCTGCGTCTCTTTTGCCTCTGCCACACGGATGAGCTGGAAGGAATGCGGCGGGAATCCCTTCCAGAAAGCCGTCGCGACTGCGGCTGCTTTTGCCGCTGTCTTAAAAAAGTCGCGCCGGCTCAGCCGCGGCAGCTCGGCAAAAAACCGCTCGCGCTCCGCCAGGTACTCCTGTTTCTTCCTCTCCAATGGAAGTACGTACTTTGCCATTTCGATCCCTCCTTTGCCGCACGATGTGCTCACGGGGCTGGCGCGGCCACCAATTCCCCGGCGCGCGTTTTGCGCGATAACTCCTTCAACTCCTCCCAGTCGAAGTTCTTCCCTCCGCTCTCATCGGTGAGCGACTTCATAAATTCGATGATATCGGCAATCTCTTCGCGGGTGAGGTTGAGCGGCCGCATCCCGCCATCCAGATTCGGGTTCGGCTCCCCACCGCGGTTGTAAAAGTCCATGACTTCTTCGAGCGTCTTCAAGCTGCCGTCGTGCATGTACGGGGCCGTGAGCGCCACATTGCGCAGGCCTGGCGTTTTAAACGCACCTATGTCTTTGGGCTCGCGGGTGACGATCCAGCGCCCCAGGGCTTCCACTCCCGGCTTATGGGCTAACGACGACTCCGCTTCCTTATCGCGCCGCGTTTGAATCGCCTGCGCTTCGCGCGCCAGTTGCTCGAAGTTGCCCTTCATTGCGACACCGATGTTGTGGAACTTATTGTCGGTAAAGTACGGGAAAGACGTATTGAATTCGTGGCACGTGACACACCGCCCCTTGCCTTGAAACAATTGGAAGCCGCGTTTCGCGGCATCACTCAAGGCGTTCTTGTCGCCCGCTAGAAAACGATCGAACGGTGAGGCGAAGGGAGCCAGTGTGCGCTCGAACGAAGCGATTGCTTGCACGATGCGCTCGATGGTCACTTGCGGAGAACCAAACGCCTGCTGGAACAAAGGCGGATACTCGGGCACGCTGGCCACAGCCTTGACCACCGCTTCGTGCGACGGCTGCCCCATTTCCACCGGGTTAATCAGCGGTTGCTTGGCCTGCTCCTCCAACGTTGGAGCGCGGCCGTCCCAAAACTGAACCTCGCTGAAACCAGTGTACAGCACCGTGGGAGAGTTGCGCGCACCGGCCTGCCCACGGATCCCCGTCGCCACAGGTTTCCCGTCTGCAAAACCCCGCAGGGGGTCATGGCAGGACGCGCAAGAGACTGTTCCATCCGCCGAGAGACGCTTGTCAAAGTAGAGCTTTTTCCCGAGTTCCACCTTCTCTTTCGTTAAGGGATTTCCTTCGGGAATCACCGGCTCCAGCACTCCCTTCGGCAAGTAAAGGGCAAAGGCCCCCATCATGGAAACCATCAGCTTCCGTACCCCGCGCTGCACTTCCATCATCTCCCCTCCGTTTACAGTTCGCGACCCACAGACCGACCAAAATCCTTCAGGCCATCACTTGCCACGCCTGCGTGGCAGCTCGCGCAGGCACGCGCCCCGTCCTGCTCGCCTTCGCTGACCAACACGTACGACACTTCCCCGTGGTTCCACGCAATGAACTTTCGGCCATTGTGCGCAAAGGTGCGAAACTCGCTCCGGCCAAGCCGGACTCGTGCACCTTGTGCCGGTAAATCTCGCTTTGCTGCCACGACCAACACTGCCGGACCATTGCCCGAGCGATACACCACCACTCCGACATCCTCGCCTTCGGCCCGCAAAACATTGGCACCTTCCGGAACCATCCCATCGGGCAAGCGTAAGGTGCCCGGGTGGTAGAACACCAAACGTTCTGCCAGCCAGCGATCCAGCACGGCGGCGTCCGCACTGCGCGTCAAAAGCGGCATCTCCCCACTCCGGACCGCTTCATACACCCGGTCCGCCAGCGCCACCCTTGGGGAAACTAGAGCGTTGCTGCCTCCACCGTGAAGAGCAAGCCATGCCACCACGACGGCCGCCAACAAGGCTGTAACGGCAGCACTCGGAACAATCCACCGCCACGAAGCTTCCCTCTCCACTAAGAGTGCTCGGACTTTCTGCTCCAGTGCGGGTGGGCAATCGTCTAACACGTAGTGGCGACGCACCGACTCCGCGATCCATTGCTCCACCTGCAGGCGCCGCGCGCATGCTTGGCACCCCTCGAGGTGCTCCTCGAGCTCGACCGCTCGATCTACCCCGAGCTCGTGATCCACGTAAGCAGAAAGGAATTTGGAAAACTCGTTACAGTTCATGGCCTTCGGTTCCTGTCTTGCGGTTACGGCCCCAGCCGCGATCCTCGAGCTGCCCTAAAAGCTGCGCTCGCAAAAGCGCGCGGCCGCGCGCCAGCCGCGACATAACTGTGCCTATGGGGCAGCCGAGAATTTCGGCAATTTCTTTGTACGACAACCCCTCGACGTCCCGCAGGTACACGGGAAACCGATACACCTCCGGCAAATTTTCCACCGCCCGCCGGATCTCGAGCGCCCACTGCTGCTCGACCGCAAGCTCCTCTGGCCCCCTGGCCGGCTCCGGTTCGGTACACGTTCGATCACGTCCAGCGGCTGCGACGCGGCGCGACTGCTCCCGTTGGGCGTCGATCCATGCATTGCGCAACACGATGAACAGCCAAGCGCGAATGTTCTGCCGAGGGGTAAGCTCTGCCCAATGCTCGATCGCTTTGAGCACGGTTGCCTGCACCAAATCCTCCGCCTCGCCCCGCCCGGCCAACTGAACAGCAAAATTGTACAGCGAGCGCAGATGGGGCAACAGTTTTGCCGCAACCTCGTTCGTCTGTTGTCGCCGGAGCACAACGGGACCTCGACGTTTACTCACCCGCTACTACGAGGAGCCTTGGCGGTTTATTCCCATCCCATCCAGAAATCGTGGGTCATCCGCCGCCAGGGGCGACATCAACGCATTTTCGCCCGCAGGACGACTCATCATCGTTGACCTTTCTTCGCGATTGCCGCTTCCTCCCCTTGCCCGTATTGCGCAGAGAACCCGAGCTGGCGGGAGACCAGGTTGTGGGGTTCTTTTGAAACTGGCTCTCCTCGCAAACCTGGGCAGGACAGCAGGCAGAGCCCTTTTGTCTGGTTGGTTTGCTGTTGTCAAACAGTCCAATTTCGTTGTAGACACCGCGGGCGAGGGAGGGATATCGGTGAAAAGGGTCGTAGCGTGGACGGCGCTTCTGGTGTGGGTCTTTGTCGCGCCGTGGAGCAGAACGTCAAAGTGTTGGGCAGGTTCTTATACGCTTTTTGAGAGTGGACCTGTACGCCCGTTAGCGCTTTCCCCTGATGGAACGAAGCTATTCGCGGCCAACATTCCCGACGGCCGCTTAGAGGTGTTTTCGATCGGCGTCAACGGCACGCTGACGCATTTGGAGTCAGTGCCGGTGGGACTCGAGCCGGTAGCGGTAGCAGCGCGCACGAACACCGAAGTTTGGGTGGTGAACCACCTGTCGGACAGTGTGAGCATCGTCGACCTTTCCAGTTCACCCGGGCGTGTCGTTCGCACATTGCTCGTGGGCGATGAGCCGCGCGATATCGTTTTTGCCGGTCCAGGGAAGAATCGAGCATTCATCACTTGTGCGCGTCGGGGTCAGAACAACCCCAACGATCCACAACTGACAACCCCAGGCGTCGGCCGCGCGGATGTCTGGGTATTTGACGCGAACAATTTAGGGAACACACTCGGCGGCACGCCGCTCACGATCCTCACGCTTTTCGGCGACACGCCGCGCGCCCTCGCCGCGACGCCGGACGGTAGTCGAGTTTACGCCGCAGTGTTTCACAGTGGCAACCAAACGACGGTGATCAACGAAGGGCTGATTTGCAACGACTCCAATAAAACCGACACCGTTGTTCCTGGTCCATGCACGATTTCTGGGACCACGGTGCCCGGCGGTCTCCCGCTCCCCACCGCCGATCATACTGGGGCTGCCGGACCTGACGTGGGCCTCATCGTGAAATGGAACGGCTCGTACTGGGCGGACAAAGCGTGCGCTGGCGGATCAAAGTATGGATGGAGCTGTAAGACCGATGCTGATTGCCCTGGAAGCGTGTGCGGTCGGAACTGGAACAATGCGGTCAAGTTCAACCTGCCGGACAAGGACGTGTTCGTTATCGACGCGATGGCCAACCCGCCCGTGCAGCTTGCGGGCAGTGCGGGTTTTTACACCGGGGTGGGGACGATCTTGTTCAACATGGCCGTTAATCCCGCCAACGGGAAAGTGTACGTGACCAATTTCGAATCCCGGAACGAGTTTCGCTTCGAGGGGCCCGGGATTTATGCCGCACAGTTCGGTGGCACCACCGTACAAGGCCACTTGGCGGAGTCCCGCGTCACGGTGCTCTCCGGAAGCAGCGTGCTGCCCCGGCACCTCAACAAACACATTAACTACGACCAACGACCGGCACCTGCGGGAGTCAAGGACCATAGCCTGGCTACACCTTTGGATATGGCCATCACGAGCGACGGGCAAACTCTCTACGTCGCCGCTTTCGGGTCGAGCAAGGTCGGCGTGTTCAATACCAGCGCCCTAGAAAACGACACCTTTGTTCCGAACAACGCGAACTACATCAGTGTGAGCGGTGGTGGACCTGCGGGTTTGGCCCTGCACGAAGGTTGGCAGCGACTTTATGTGCTCACTCGATTCGACAACGGTATCGCCATCGTCGACACGAGCACGAAAACGGAGATCGACCATGTGTCTCTCTACAACCCGGAACCACCCAGCGTAGTGAACGGCAGGCGCTTTTTGTACGACGCTTTTTATACGTCGAGCAACGGCGAGGCTGCCTGCGCCAGTTGCCACATCTTCGCCGACCTCGATAGCCTGGCGTGGGACCTGGGAAATCCCGACGACGAAACGCAAACCAATCCCTTACCGGTCAAGCTTGCCTTTGCCATCGGTTCCGGAACATTCAGGGACTTTCACCCCATGAAGGGCCCGATGACCACTCAAACCCTGCGCGGACTGGTCAATCACGGCGCGATGCACTGGCGGGGTGACCGCAACGGGGGATCGCAGTGGAACAACCCCGACCTGGCCTTCAAGGCCTTCAATGTAGCTTTTCCTGGACTGCTGGGGCGGACTGCCGAACTCACGGCCGCCGAAATGCAGGCGTTCACAGATTTCATTCTACAGGTGAAACTTCCACCCAATCCAATTCGGAACTTGGACAATTCGCTCACCGCGTCGCAGCAAAACGGGCGGAATTTCTTTTTCGGCCCTCGCCGAGCGGACGGGCTAAACTTCGGTACCGATGGTGCAGACAATGCGCTCGGACATACGTGCAACGGGTGCCACGTGACGAACAGGGCGCAAGGATTTTTTGGTACCGACGGCAAAGCCAGCTTCGAAAACGAACCGCAAGTGATCAAAATCGCCCACTTGCGGAACCTTTACCAAAAGGTCGGCATGTTCGGCATGGCAGCCGTTTCCTTCTTCAACGCCGGTGACAACGGGCACAAAGGGGATCAAATCCGGGGTTTCGGTTTCCTGCACGATGGCAGCGTGGATACTCTTTTCCGGTTTCTTAACGCTACTGTGTTCAACGACCAGAATGGCGTGGGGTTCAATGGCGGAGGCCAGCAGCGACGGGACGTCGAGCAGTTCCTGTTAGCGTTCGATACGGATCTCTTTCCAATCGTCGGCCAACAAGTGACCCTCACCAACACGAATGCGGCCCAGGTGAACCCGCGAATCGACTTGTTGATCCAGCGCGCCGCGGCAGGTGAAACGGACCTGATCGTGAAGGGCCGATACAATGGGCACTTGCGCGGCTGGTATCGCACTGCGGCCGGGACGTTCCAGCCGGACCGAGCTAGTGAGGCGCCCTGGACGGATGCCGCGCTTCGCGCCGTTGCCGCGGTGTCGGGGCAAGAACTCACGTACACGGCGGTGCCTCTTGGCTCGGCAATCCGCCTGGGTGTGGACCGTGACGAGGACACTTTCTTCGACCGCGATGAACTCGATGCCGGCTCGGACCCTGCGGACCCGAACAGCACCCCTCCTGCGGCAACACCGACGGCAACTCGCACGGCGACCTACACCCCCTCGGCAACACCGACCAATACACCTCTTCCCCCGACGAGCACATTCACACCCCTGCCGCCGACGCCGACGTTTTCTCCCACCTCCACTCGGACGGCGACGCGCACCCCATCGCCAACACCAACCCCCACTTTCACGCCCACGCCGACTGCGACAGCGTCTCTCACTTCGACACCCACGATGACCATCACACCCGGAGGGCCGACCCTCACGCCGACAAACACGCCGTCACCAACTCTAACGTTCACGAACTCACCCACGCTGACGCCGACACGAACTTCCTCTCCGACTCAAACTCCCACGGAGAGTCCTACCCCCACGCTGACTTGGACCCCCACTTGGACTCCAGAACCCACCGTCACACCGACGCCGATGCCGGACGTGTTCTGCGACGGGAGCAGCCAACTGAGTTCGCCGCGCCTGAAAATTACCAAACTCTCCACGCCGGCCGGTGATGACAATCTGACTCTGACCGGATCCTGGCTGTTGTCGCCGGCGACTCCGGCACCGAACCCGGTGACCGAAGGGCTCCGCTTTGCCATTTACGATTCTTCAGGGGCATTGGTTTTCCAAAGAATCATACCCGGAGGCGTTGCCCTGTCGCGTTCCCAACCGGGGTGGTCGCTGAGTGTCGACGGCCATGTCGCCAAGTACAGCGACACCTATGCTTTGCAGGGAGACATCAAAAAGGCCGTCGTCAGAAGCTCTCGCCTTACACCGGGACTCTTCACGGTGAGCATCACAGGGAAGCTGGGCAACTTCGCCGTTGCGCCGAGTCAGCTTCCGCTTCGGGTCACCATTGTTCTGGGCAATCAGACGCGAGCACTGCTCGGCCAGTGTGCGAGCTACGCGTTCAATGGTCCGGACGGGCTGCGGCCACGCTGCAGCATCTCTAGCACCGGCAGCACAGCCATGTGTCGCTAGCCGGAACGCAGGCTGGGTAGTCTTGAACGCACTACCCAGCCTGGATTATTCGACCCTACTCCGACCGTCGACCCGACCGCGAACTACGCAACCTTAAAGCGCATTCGCACGGGCATCCGTTTCGGGCCACCCACGAAGGAAGCCTGCAAGCGCTCGACCGGCCCCGCAAGCTCGACCGCATCGATGCGCTTGGCGAACTCGCGGAAGAACACCTTGATGTCGAGGCGCGCCAAGTGGGCCCCGAGGCAAAAGTGCTCGCCGACGCCGAACCCCAAGTGAGGATTCGGCTCGCGATCCAATCGGAAAACAAAAGGATCCGGAAAAACTTCCTCGTCGCGATTGGCCGAGGGATAGAAGAGAGCCACGGAATCACCCTTGCGAATCTTCTGGCCGCGCAACTCATAATCGACGGTTGCCGTGCGCGAGAAGTGGATGACTGGCGTGGTCCAGCGCACGATTTCGTCGGCACCCGTCTCGATGAGATTCGGGTTTTCCCGCAACTTGGCGAACTGATCTCGGTGTTCCAAGAGTGCGAGCAAGCCACCCGAAATGGAGTTCCGCGTGGTGTCGTGTCCCGCCACCATGATTAGAAAGTACAAGGAGAAAAGCTCAAACTGCGGTACCGGTTTGCCATCGATCGTGGCTAGCGCGAGCACGGTGGAAAGGTCTTCCCGTGGGTTCTTTCGTCTGTCCTGCGTGATTTCCTCTAGGTAAGAGAACGCCTCGTAAAGAAAACCAAGGCGATCCTCTCGCGTTTCCCCCGGGCGCTGGAATTCCGGGTCCTCGATTCCAAAGTTCTCGTTGGTCACGCGCAAAACAAATTGTTCCCGCTCCCGTGGAATACCGAGGATTTCCGTGATCATGCGCAGCGGCTGCAGGGCGGCCACGTCGCGCACAAAGTCGCACTCCACCCATTCTCCCGGCGGGGCTAGCGAGCTGAAAATCTCATTGGTCAGCTCGACCAAGCGGTTCTCGAGCCGTGCAATCGCGCGCGGTGTGAACCAGCCGCTCACAAGTTTGCGGTACACGCGATGCTCCGGAGGATCCATGTTCACGAGCATCCGCAGGGGCGGGTCCTCTTCCAACTTTGGGCCCTGCATGTCTGCATCCGGGAACAAGATAAAACGCCCCGCGCTTTTGAACTTATCGGGTTGCGTGGACACTTCAATGATGTCCGCATGTTTGGTCACGGCCCAAAACGGGCGGTAACCGGGCGGTTGCATGTAGCAAACCGGCGCTTCACGGCGGAGCCGGGTCCAAGCGGCATGCGGGTAGCCATGCTCTCCGTACGTGCGCGCACTGATGATGTCTAGTTGCTCCAGCGGAATCGACTCTACGTGCGGATCCATCATGGGCGCTTCTCTCCGATAGTGTCAGCTCAACCAACGCTGGACGATGCCATCGATCAGTACTCCTGCCAAGTAGAGGCCACCGAACCGCCGCGCATGTTGAAAGGCAAATGCCGAGTACCAGAGCGGCCAGACGTTGGGAGGAAATCCGTCCGGTGGAGCGCTCGGTCGCGCCTGACGCAAGACGCCGCTCAGCAACCGATACCAAGAAGCTGCTCCGAAGACCAACAGTACGGGCCAGCCCAGGCCCCCAGAGACGACCAGAGCGACCGTGACCACATACGCCGCAGTGCAGAGCAGCCAAGTTGTGCGACGCGCGCGTTGCTCGCCGAGGATCACGGGTAGGGTGCGAATCCGCTTCGTGCGGTCTGCCTCGATCTTGTCGATATGCTTACCGAACAAAACGGTGGTGGCTGTAAGGGCCACGGGCAAACTTGCCAACATCACGGTGTCATCAAATCGGCCCGTGATCACATAGTAGCCGCCGCCAACCATGAGAGGTCCCCACACAATCAGGACGGCCACTTCCCCGAGCCCGATGTATTTGAGCGGCCACGTGTAGAACAAGACAAAGAATGCCCCAGCCAGCAGCAACCAAAGCACGGGCTCGCCGCGCCAAAAGAGCAACGTTAGCCCGGCAAGCAAAGCCAAGAGGCCACTCACAGCAATGTATGCCAGCATTTGGCCCGTGGTCAACAACCCGTGCTCCAGCGGCTGCGGTCCGTATTGGGCACGGAAGTAGTTGTCTCGATCCACACCCTTCCAGTGGTCGGTGAGGTCATTCACCAAGTTGTTCGTCGCATGAGCTAGCAACAGCCCGGCTGTCAGTACGAGCCAGCCGCCGAAATCGAACGCACCGTTGCGCCAGGCAAGCAGTCCTGCCAGCGCAGCCGACACGAAGGTCATCACCAACACGGCTGAGCGGGTGGCGATTAGCCAGCGCGAGACCACATCGAGCTCTTGCCACTCCTCGCGCGAGATGCGGGGAATGACCCGCACTGCTTTCGCCCACATGGCAACGTTCACCATAAGCCTTCTCCTGTGGCCGTAGGGTACCCGATTCGCCGCCTCGGGCAAGGGTTCGCCGCAAAGCCGGGGTGAAAGGACAGAGCCCATGCGAATTCCTGAACTATGCACGACAGCGCCTTTGCCATCGAGCGCGAATAACGGGACACCGTGCCGCAAAGTTTCTCCCTCATAGTCCTACCGGCAACTCGAAGCAGCACCACGCCGACTCGGACGTCACGCGCAGAGGACACAGCCGCCCCAGCTCCGGTACAGGTTGGCAGCCGAACGCGGCGCGCTCGCAAGTATACCGAGGACGCAGCGCTTGCAGCTTCTGAGGCAGTGTGTTAGCGGCGCAGCCTTGCGCTTGGTCGCATAGCTCAGCTGGTTAGAGCGCCTGCCTCACATGCAGGAGGTCCGTGGTTCGAGTCCACGTGCGACCATTTTGACTCAATTTTTTCCCACAAGCCACTCGCGCTTCCACCCTTGGCGTGAGCCCTTGCCATCCCCAGGTACCCACACCAAGGGTGGCGGTCTGGCTGCTCCGACGCGTTCACTTGCGCAGCCGGCTTACCGCTCGCTCAAGCGGCGCACATTGTTCGGTGCAAACGGACTCTCATAACACGCACCATCTGACTGGTGCAGTTGCACCACTACGGCTTCGCGCGCCCCCCAA from Candidatus Binatia bacterium includes the following:
- a CDS encoding metallophosphoesterase, with protein sequence MAKYVLPLERKKQEYLAERERFFAELPRLSRRDFFKTAAKAAAVATAFWKGFPPHSFQLIRVAEAKETQPKFTFAYISDTHILDKGLNHRFVKACQKAVDDVNALDPQPDFVLFGGDLAQLGKAEELSIGKQILDQLKAPVRMMVGEHDWYLDMGEKWREMFGEPTYSFDHKGVHFIVLNSVIVEDYWTEPKMTPMERMLAMAQLDNPNGRPFMVGEEQRDWLKKDLAKVDKKTPIVVFSHSPLYKYYRPWNFWTEDAEEVQKLLAPFQSVTVIHAHTHQVLTNRIGNITFHGVLSTAWPWPYAPQGIPPLTVQMVRADPFNQFDGCGWGTVALRADGQADKHYVLWDRNPMTVTFDTVRRGKAGMAELAKEFQGRVDWPSY
- a CDS encoding cytochrome-c peroxidase: MMEVQRGVRKLMVSMMGAFALYLPKGVLEPVIPEGNPLTKEKVELGKKLYFDKRLSADGTVSCASCHDPLRGFADGKPVATGIRGQAGARNSPTVLYTGFSEVQFWDGRAPTLEEQAKQPLINPVEMGQPSHEAVVKAVASVPEYPPLFQQAFGSPQVTIERIVQAIASFERTLAPFASPFDRFLAGDKNALSDAAKRGFQLFQGKGRCVTCHEFNTSFPYFTDNKFHNIGVAMKGNFEQLAREAQAIQTRRDKEAESSLAHKPGVEALGRWIVTREPKDIGAFKTPGLRNVALTAPYMHDGSLKTLEEVMDFYNRGGEPNPNLDGGMRPLNLTREEIADIIEFMKSLTDESGGKNFDWEELKELSRKTRAGELVAAPAP
- a CDS encoding zf-HC2 domain-containing protein; amino-acid sequence: MNCNEFSKFLSAYVDHELGVDRAVELEEHLEGCQACARRLQVEQWIAESVRRHYVLDDCPPALEQKVRALLVEREASWRWIVPSAAVTALLAAVVVAWLALHGGGSNALVSPRVALADRVYEAVRSGEMPLLTRSADAAVLDRWLAERLVFYHPGTLRLPDGMVPEGANVLRAEGEDVGVVVYRSGNGPAVLVVAAKRDLPAQGARVRLGRSEFRTFAHNGRKFIAWNHGEVSYVLVSEGEQDGARACASCHAGVASDGLKDFGRSVGREL
- a CDS encoding sigma-70 family RNA polymerase sigma factor; the protein is MSKRRGPVVLRRQQTNEVAAKLLPHLRSLYNFAVQLAGRGEAEDLVQATVLKAIEHWAELTPRQNIRAWLFIVLRNAWIDAQREQSRRVAAAGRDRTCTEPEPARGPEELAVEQQWALEIRRAVENLPEVYRFPVYLRDVEGLSYKEIAEILGCPIGTVMSRLARGRALLRAQLLGQLEDRGWGRNRKTGTEGHEL
- a CDS encoding cytochrome P450 — protein: MMDPHVESIPLEQLDIISARTYGEHGYPHAAWTRLRREAPVCYMQPPGYRPFWAVTKHADIIEVSTQPDKFKSAGRFILFPDADMQGPKLEEDPPLRMLVNMDPPEHRVYRKLVSGWFTPRAIARLENRLVELTNEIFSSLAPPGEWVECDFVRDVAALQPLRMITEILGIPREREQFVLRVTNENFGIEDPEFQRPGETREDRLGFLYEAFSYLEEITQDRRKNPREDLSTVLALATIDGKPVPQFELFSLYFLIMVAGHDTTRNSISGGLLALLEHRDQFAKLRENPNLIETGADEIVRWTTPVIHFSRTATVDYELRGQKIRKGDSVALFYPSANRDEEVFPDPFVFRLDREPNPHLGFGVGEHFCLGAHLARLDIKVFFREFAKRIDAVELAGPVERLQASFVGGPKRMPVRMRFKVA
- a CDS encoding prenyltransferase, with protein sequence MVNVAMWAKAVRVIPRISREEWQELDVVSRWLIATRSAVLVMTFVSAALAGLLAWRNGAFDFGGWLVLTAGLLLAHATNNLVNDLTDHWKGVDRDNYFRAQYGPQPLEHGLLTTGQMLAYIAVSGLLALLAGLTLLFWRGEPVLWLLLAGAFFVLFYTWPLKYIGLGEVAVLIVWGPLMVGGGYYVITGRFDDTVMLASLPVALTATTVLFGKHIDKIEADRTKRIRTLPVILGEQRARRTTWLLCTAAYVVTVALVVSGGLGWPVLLVFGAASWYRLLSGVLRQARPSAPPDGFPPNVWPLWYSAFAFQHARRFGGLYLAGVLIDGIVQRWLS